The DNA sequence GGAGATGGATGAGCGGCAGGCGATCATCACGATCTTACGTCTCTTGGACACAGCAAGCGAGTACGATGCCGCAACGAGCGGTTACAACGCAAGGGCACAAATATTTCCAAATATCAAGACAGTGACGCGCACCGGCGTTGAAGATGTTTCCGATGATGAATTGGAAACCTGTTACGCTGAAGCACAATCAGAGCAAGTGTAACTTGAAACCCTACTGCTTGTGAAAACTTTGGTGCCGTCGCACCCCGTAGGAGTGCTATGTCTATAGAAAATGGTATATTCAGGTCCACCCCACCCCGTAGGAGTGCTATGTCAAACAGGTGGCTTCTTCATCCAAAGCGCGTAGCTCGTAATGAAATTATGCCTTAAATGGCATAATTTGTCTTTGCTTTACATTTGGAGAGCGGATTTCAGAACGGGATGTCAAAGTTCAAACCCGCCATGTTTAACCGCAAGGTAAAATTAAAAAACCGTAAGGAAAATTAAAAAGTTTTCAGTTAAACATAAATCTAAACCGTAGCCTGCAACATCGGCGCAGGCGGATATGAGGGACGCACGCCAAAGTTCAAACGCACGCTGTTCCTCCGCAAGGAATAATTAAAAGATGCGAGATGAACCGTATCGCTGGATAGAAGCGATCCAGGACCGACGAGATTACATTGAAGACCAGCTCCGTGTCGGAAGTCCTGTTGTAGGACTTACCTATGACGAGGGGATGGTCCTACTCACTATTGGTAGAGGACAACGCAAAATTTTTGAGGTGCATGACCGGATCGCACTCTCCGCAATCGGACACCCTGCCGATATTGAGCGCCTCCGGATGCTTGTTACCGACACCGCCAGCGTCCAAGGTTTTCAAAATGCCACCGAAGACGTGAACCTACACCGACTCACGAACTTTGTTTTAGCACATACTTTCAAACAGGCGTTTGAGTCCATTGTTGGTGAAGCGTATATCATTAAAATGTTGCTCGCTGAACTCGGCAGCACTGATGATAAAAACCGTTTTACCTGTATCAACTACGACGGCAATGTCCGAACAGACACAACCTCCACTGTTATCGGCGGTACAGAAACAATCGAGACCGGAATGCAAAACTATCTCGCTACTGCTTCTACGGGTGCCGACAGAGATTTAACCGCTGCACTCCAGTTGGGTTTAGAAGCATGGGCAGTTGGTAAAGAATTGAGTTCGCGGGAACCGGAGGAAACTGAATCGGAGGAAACCCAGATGGATACTGCCCAGATGCATGAAATTATTAATGCTGCACGGGAAGACGGTGAAATTGAAGCAGGAATTTTGGAAATAACCCAGCGCGGATCAAGTAAATTTCGTCTGCTGACTTCTCAAGAAATCGAAGCCATCCTCCCGTAATTTCTTTTCCTTTTTCTACCAACCTGTAGCCTGCAACAACGGCGCAGGCGGTTTTTAAGGAACATCCTTAGATAGTCTAAATGCTCGTTGTTCCTCCGAAAGGTAAAATTAAAAATCCGCAAGGTAAAATTAAAAATGAAGAAAAGAATTTTTGGGATCGAAACTGAATTTGGATGCATGACAGATGCTGAGCGAATTCGTGGCACCTCTGAAGGGGTTGCGGCGCGCGTCCGCGATTATGTCTTCGATGTGTTGGAACTTGGTCTTCGGGATATTCACTACCGAGACTGGGGCGAACCGCCGGGCAACGGCGGTTTCCTATTCAATGGCGGGCGTCTCTACATCGATATGGGACATCTGGAGTACGCTACACCCGAATGTGGTACACTCTTTGACCTTATCGCTTACGATAAAGCCATTGAACATGTCATCAACAATATCCTTACGGATACAGGGTTGCCCACGGCGTTCTTCAAAAATAATATTGATCATTTTACGGGGGCGACCTTTGGATGCCACGAAAACTTCCAAATCAGTCGAGACGTTCCCTTTTACCGTATTGTCATCCCGACCCTGATGCCCTTCTTCGTTACACGCCAAATTTACGCAGGGGCAGGCAGAGTCGGAGCTTATGATGAGATGATTGAATTCGGCGATTTTCACGACGATCTTGCTGAGCAACAATACTATCAAATCTCGCAACGCGCCGATCACATCGTCACTGAAATTTATGAATGGATCCAGTTCAGTCGCGCGATCATCAATACACGGGACGAACCCCTCAGCGATTACACGAAATACCGTCGTCTCCATCTTCTCGTTGGGGATTCCAATATGTCAGAGTACGCAACCGCTCTGAAGGTAGGCACGACTGCACTTTTGCTCACTGCTATTGAAACATTCCACGAGATGCATGGCGAAAAATTGCCGCTCCCGGGTTTTGAACTCGCCGATCCAGTCTACGCCATTCGACACATCTCGCGCGATAATACCTTCACGTGGCGCGTTGAGTTGAAATCCGGAAAAACGATCTCTGCTATTGATTTACAAAGGGAATATCTTAACTTCGTTCAGGCTTTGGTTACCGAACGGGACGAAGAGACCGAATGGGTGCTTGCGGCGTGGGAGTCTATCCTTGACGAACTCGAAGATGATTGGCTAAATGTTATTGATCGCGTCGATTGGGCAGCAAAGAAATGGCTACTTGAAGCTTTCATTGATGAAGAGAAATTAGATTGGGAAGACCCTTGGATTAAAAGTCAAGATTTGGAGTATCATAATATCCGGACTGAAACTGGACTCTACTACGCACTTCAGGAACAAGGACAGATGCAAAGAGTTGTCACTGATGAACATATTCGCTACGCCGTAGACAACGCGCCACAAGATACCCGTGCCAAAGTTCGGTCGTTCCTGATGCGTGCCCTCACCCAAAACCGAATGCCTTGTATTGTTGACTGGCATCAAATATATGCAGGACATACAGAATATTTTGAGATGAAGGAGCCGTTTGATACCAATATCGCGAAGGCGCAAAGATGGATGAAACGGCTGCGGAAGCGACCCCCACGAACCTGATTTTTTAATGGTTGAAGGGTTTTTGAAGACAACCCGCGCTGATAACCATGAAAGGAGAAAGGCCATGGCAGAAGACAGATGCTTACACACAGATTGTGAAGGATTTTACCGCCGAGACTTTCTCAAAGCCGGTGCCCTTGGTTTATTCGGTCTCAGTCTCACAGACCTATTCCAACTCAAAGCGCACGGTGCAACTACATTTCAGGGAAGGGAAACCGCTACCTCCGTTATTCTTGTCTGGTTGGGAGGCGGTCCGAGCCACCTTGATATGTGGGATCTCAAACCGGATGCACCCGAAGAAATTCGTGGAATTTTCAAACCGATAACGACAAACGTTACGGGTATCCAGATGAGCGAGCATCTCCCCAGACTCGCACAACAAACCGATAAACTCTGCATTATCCGCTCGATGACTTCTCCAGAGGCGGCGCATGAGCGTGGAACACACTATATGATGACAGGTTATCAACCCTTACCGGGTTTTGCTGTCCCAGGATATGGTGCCGTTGTTTCCAAGCTCAAGCAACAGCGGAGTGCATTACCTCCCTACATCGCCGTGCCGGCGCCAGTCGCTTATGGTGGCGGTGGATTTTTAGGCGCGTCACTCGCACCTTTCTCGCCCGGAGGAAACCCCGCAAGCAGGAACTTCAAGGTCCGGGATTTAGAACCTCCCAAAGAGGTTTCCTTTGAACGCGTTGAACGCCGTCGTTCATTACGCCAAGCCGTGGATGCCGCTTTTAAAAAGTATGAGGCAGGCAATCCAGCTGCAGAGGCAGTCGATAGTTTCTATACCTCCGCTTACGATTTGATGAGCTCCACCGATGCACGGGCTGCGTTTGATCTCAGCAACGAGTCGGGCAAAACGCGCGATGCCTATCAACGGAACACCTTCGGACAAAGTTGCCTCCTTGCCAGAAGACTTGTTGAGGCAGGGGTTAACTTCGTCACTGTCAGCAACGGTGGGTGGGACAACCACAACAACATTTTCTCATCGTTGCCGGGTAAACTCAATGCCTTTGATCGGACGATGGCTACTTTAATCGGGGACTTAAGCGATCGAGGATTGTTGGAAACAACCCTCGTTTTGGCTATGGGTGAATTTGGCAGAACCCCGGTCATTAACCGCAACGGTGGACGCGACCACCATTCCCGTGTTTTCTCGATTATGTTAGCTGGCGGCGGTGTCCGAGGCGGACAGGTCATTGGGGCTTCAGATCCGCTTGGTATGGAACCTGCGGAGACCCCTGTCCGTCCTGAAGATTTGTCGGCAACGCTCTATCGATCCCTCGGTATTGATTATAATCAGCATCTCGAATCGCCTGATGGGGTTCGCATTGTCCTTTCACGTGGCGGCAAACCCATTCGCGGCGTTCTCGCATAGTTAGCGGTCAGTAGTCAGCAATCAGCAAGGCAACCTTGTGGTAGAGGCATAGAACTAATATGCCATACACTCAAACCGACTGCCGATAGCCGACTGCTGATTGCCATTTCCGAGGTCTAAGCATGGACAACAGACTTCGCAATGTAGGCATGTTGTTAGCAGCATCCTACATCATCTTCGCAACCTCTCTCTGTTTCGCAGCAGCTCCTCTATCCCCGATCTGGTCACTTGAATTTAGCCCCGATGGTAAGACACTTGCCGTCGGAAAATATCAGTGGGTGGAAATCTGGGATCTCGAAACGCAACGCGTCATTCACACGTATGAGCCGCATGCCGGCGACGTGCGGAGTCTCACGTTTTCTTCGGATGGCAAAACCCTCTATACAAGCAGTGGTCTCGCTTCTCGAATCGGCGAAGTCCGAGTGTGGAATGTCTCCTCTGAGGAACTCATTAAAAATTTTGAAATTCACGGCGATACTATTGAATCCATCTCGCTCAGCCCGCGTAACACGACATTGGTCACCGCAAGTATGGATGAGTATAGTGCTGTTATCGACTTAACACGACTTCAGGATACTGACTTTTCGGTAGATAAATGGCTTACCCAACACGTTGGCAGGGTCCTCTGTACTTTATATCATCCAGAGGGCAATTACTTTGTCACCGGTAGTGAAGATAAAACCATTAAGGTCTGGAAT is a window from the Candidatus Poribacteria bacterium genome containing:
- a CDS encoding DUF1501 domain-containing protein, encoding MAEDRCLHTDCEGFYRRDFLKAGALGLFGLSLTDLFQLKAHGATTFQGRETATSVILVWLGGGPSHLDMWDLKPDAPEEIRGIFKPITTNVTGIQMSEHLPRLAQQTDKLCIIRSMTSPEAAHERGTHYMMTGYQPLPGFAVPGYGAVVSKLKQQRSALPPYIAVPAPVAYGGGGFLGASLAPFSPGGNPASRNFKVRDLEPPKEVSFERVERRRSLRQAVDAAFKKYEAGNPAAEAVDSFYTSAYDLMSSTDARAAFDLSNESGKTRDAYQRNTFGQSCLLARRLVEAGVNFVTVSNGGWDNHNNIFSSLPGKLNAFDRTMATLIGDLSDRGLLETTLVLAMGEFGRTPVINRNGGRDHHSRVFSIMLAGGGVRGGQVIGASDPLGMEPAETPVRPEDLSATLYRSLGIDYNQHLESPDGVRIVLSRGGKPIRGVLA
- a CDS encoding WD40 repeat domain-containing protein, yielding MDNRLRNVGMLLAASYIIFATSLCFAAAPLSPIWSLEFSPDGKTLAVGKYQWVEIWDLETQRVIHTYEPHAGDVRSLTFSSDGKTLYTSSGLASRIGEVRVWNVSSEELIKNFEIHGDTIESISLSPRNTTLVTASMDEYSAVIDLTRLQDTDFSVDKWLTQHVGRVLCTLYHPEGNYFVTGSEDKTIKVWNPNSLSVLVNLDANDGAVYSLAYSAEEGVIVSGSADNTVRTWRVTQTENGDQSAVGQMTGALVREYNGHQGAVYSVDSGLVSLRSANDRTTMIASGSADTSVIIWSLRSGNRYETFDASTDAIYAVQFSPNGEFVAAGGRDGKVRLYKLRKRALTHEF
- a CDS encoding proteasome accessory factor PafA2 family protein, which gives rise to MKKRIFGIETEFGCMTDAERIRGTSEGVAARVRDYVFDVLELGLRDIHYRDWGEPPGNGGFLFNGGRLYIDMGHLEYATPECGTLFDLIAYDKAIEHVINNILTDTGLPTAFFKNNIDHFTGATFGCHENFQISRDVPFYRIVIPTLMPFFVTRQIYAGAGRVGAYDEMIEFGDFHDDLAEQQYYQISQRADHIVTEIYEWIQFSRAIINTRDEPLSDYTKYRRLHLLVGDSNMSEYATALKVGTTALLLTAIETFHEMHGEKLPLPGFELADPVYAIRHISRDNTFTWRVELKSGKTISAIDLQREYLNFVQALVTERDEETEWVLAAWESILDELEDDWLNVIDRVDWAAKKWLLEAFIDEEKLDWEDPWIKSQDLEYHNIRTETGLYYALQEQGQMQRVVTDEHIRYAVDNAPQDTRAKVRSFLMRALTQNRMPCIVDWHQIYAGHTEYFEMKEPFDTNIAKAQRWMKRLRKRPPRT